A region of Liolophura sinensis isolate JHLJ2023 chromosome 8, CUHK_Ljap_v2, whole genome shotgun sequence DNA encodes the following proteins:
- the LOC135474127 gene encoding LOW QUALITY PROTEIN: sodium- and chloride-dependent glycine transporter 1-like (The sequence of the model RefSeq protein was modified relative to this genomic sequence to represent the inferred CDS: inserted 1 base in 1 codon) yields MKTDMESTTANGKNVVTAVGFSKLDLKDEKPPPYSSTLAADDIAGDDKTVDDAESEVSGGDENKERGNWSGKLDFILSCIGFAVGIGNVWRFPYKCYDNGGGAFLIPYTLMLVLAGLPLFFLELSFGQFSSLGPITVWKISPLFKGIGYCMVIISILVDIYYNVIIGWSFYFLFRSFTSVLPWSHCDNDWNTEMCVEIGNLNSSRVQNITERLCQLALNASPNANCTLPKFSTPSEEFWIRHVLNQTDGLHDIGSIRWQTSLCLVFAWLVIFLCMVKGVKSSGKVVYVTATFPYVVLLILLVRGCTLEGAVDGIIFYLTPKWEYLLRAQTWAVAATQIFYSLGPAFGGLITMASYNRFNNNCYRDALIVSFLNSATSVFAGFVIFSLIGFMARMMNKDPSEVVDQGPGLAFIVYPEGIAQMXVSPLWAVLFFIMLLTLGIGSQFVMVENVISAIVDEYPVLRIRKTWVTLVTCVVMCLLGLPICTQGGIYLFVLLENYAAGFSLLIVAFLECIVLTWVYGYENFANDIHMMLGFKPNIFWRFCWCFLTPAILLGIMVFSYVQYAPSVYNLYVFPAWGEAMGWLMMCCSVILIPTFMVIQYCRSVGFVQSCRKVVNHRSDWGPALEKYRALDPRYKTRLETDLDVIERKSTSGVSVGATVNDEVRTNNQRKAACSRTNAAYEEDPI; encoded by the exons GCTGTCGGTTTCTCCAAACTCGACTTGAAGGATGAAAAACCTCCGCCATATTCCTCCACTTTGGCTGCTGACGACATCGCTGGGGACGACAAAACCGTGGACGACGCCGAGTCCGAGGTGTCTGGTGGAGATGAAAACAAAGAACGTGGTAACTGGAGCGGAAAACTGGACTTTATCCTGTCTTGTATAGGATTTGCCGTTGGAATCGGAAACGTCTGGAGGTTTCCCTACAAGTGCTATGATAACGGCGGAG gcGCCTTTCTGATACCGTACACGCTGATGTTGGTTCTGGCTGGTTTACCCCTATTTTTTCTTGAGCTGAGTTTTGGTCAGTTTTCGTCACTAGGGCCGATCACTGTCTGGAAGATCAGCCCACTTTTCAAGG GTATCGGCTACTGTATGGTGATCATTTCCATACTGGTGGACATCTACTACAACGTCATCATTGGCTGGTCATTCTACTTTCTGTTCCGGTCCTTTACCTCTGTGTTACCATGGTCACACTGTGATAACGACTGGAACACCGAAATGTGTGTGGAGATCGGAAACCTAAATTCCAGCAGGGTGCAGAATATTACTG AACGACTGTGTCAGTTAGCTCTTAATGCCAGCCCCAATGCTAACTGTACGCTGCCCAAGTTCTCAACACCCAGTGAAGAATTCTGGAT ACGCCACGTGTTGAACCAGACAGACGGTCTTCACGACATCGGGTCCATACGTTGGCAGACGTCGCTGTGTCTCGTATTCGCTTGGCTCGTCATCTTCCTCTGTATGGTCAAGGGTGTAAAATCGTCAGGAAAG GTTGTATACGTCACGGCGACATTCCCTTACGTGGTTCTCCTCATCTTGCTGGTCCGTGGCTGCACGCTAGAGGGCGCTGTGGATGGTATTATATTCTACTTGACTCCAAAATGGGAATATCTCCTGAGGGCCCAG ACCTGGGCTGTGGCCGCCACACAGATCTTCTACTCTCTGGGGCCGGCTTTTGGCGGATTGATCACCATGGCGTCTTACAATCGCTTCAACAACAACTGCTACAG GGACGCCCTTATCGTCTCCTTTCTGAACAGTGCCACGAGCGTGTTCGCCGGGTTTGTTATCTTCTCGCTGATTGGCTTCATGGCACGGATGATGAATAAAGATCCTTCTGAGGTGGTCGATCAGG GTCCTGGCCTGGCGTTTATTGTGTATCCTGAAGGGATAGCCCAGA CAGTCTCACCTTTATGGGCTGTTCTCTTCTTCATCATGCTGCTGACGCTAGGCATCGGCAGTCAG TTTGTGATGGTGGAGAACGTAATCAGCGCTATTGTGGACGAGTACCCGGTACTGAGAATCAGGAAGACGTGGGTGACGCTGGTCACGTGTGTGGTCATGTGTCTGCTGGGCCTCCCCATTTGCACACAG GGGGGGATATACCTTTTTGTTCTGCTGGAGAACTACGCCGCGGGATTTTCACTACTTATCGTCGCTTTCCTCGAATGTATCGTTCTTACCTGGGTGTACG GTTACGAAAACTTTGCTAATGACATACACATGATGCTGGGATTCAAACCGAATATCTTCTGGAGATTCTGCTGGTGTTTCCTCACTCCCGCCATTTTGTTG GGTATCATGGTATTTTCGTACGTCCAATACGCACCATCCGTTTATAACCTCTACGTGTTCCCGGCCTGGGGAGAAGCCATGGGCTGGCTGATGATGTGCTGCTCTGTTATCCTTATCCCCACCTTTATGGTCATCCAGTACTGCCGATCTGTCGGATTTGTTCAG tCTTGCCGTAAAGTGGTGAACCACAGGAGCGACTGGGGACCGGCCTTAGAGAAATACCGGGCGTTGGATCCGAGGTATAAAACGCGTCTGGAAACAGACCTCGACGTCATAGAACGGAAATCAACGTCAGGCGTCAGTGTTGGGGCCACAGTCAATGACGAAGTCCGGACGAACAATCAACGCAAAGCCGCTTGTAGCAGAACAAATGCGGCATATGAGGAGGACCCTATATAA
- the LOC135473640 gene encoding sodium- and chloride-dependent glycine transporter 1-like, producing the protein DQELKDAAEDAKERGQWGGKLDFLLSCIGYAVGLGNVWRFPYLCYRNGGAVFLIPYIVMLVLAGLPLFFMELAFGQFSSLGCITVWRVNKLFKGLGWAMITVSSLVSVYYNVIIMYALFYLFASFTSEVPWQECQEPWASSTCLKLQRIQDYETDFEKLSSITDRYNMSCTADTLPMVNVSVNGSLLLDTMISDTNITLDNPALANFTVDKLRIDLLPNVTLLLDNLPAPNATVGNTVYYILREYLSACKNKITSPSSDFWSYYMYELEEGKGIESLGTVKWQLALTLLLAWVIVFLCLMKGVKSSGKVVYFTATFPYLVLVILLVRGVTLDGYTKGIEFYIIPDWSKLANPKVWADAATQIFYSLGPAFGGLITFASYNEFNNNCLRDAVLVTVINCATSVFAGFVIFSVLGFMAYSTDQLVSEVAADGPGLAFIAYPEAIAKMPVAPLWAILFFFMLLTLGLDSQFGMMETIISAISDEFPNILRHRKMLLTAVCCSVGFLAGLPCVTQRGIYVLQLMDWYCASYSLLIISFFNLVVIMWIYGYRRFSRDIEMMIGSRPNYYWASMWCVITPLVLVFIFISSAVRNTPASYGDYVFPEYAQGLGWVMMAVSIINIPIFFIFEVIRDNELMSAIKEAMSPAKTWGPALPENRTGDYAYTNSAYQPDEVVLDTVSSDNITANGQTKGHLNGQANGKANGQANGQSPPEYPGEPARFSALDRAEEADTHM; encoded by the exons GACCAGGAGCTGAAGGATGCGGCTGAGGATGCTAAGGAGCGTGGTCAGTGGGGTGGCAAGCTGGACTTCCTTCTCTCCTGCATCGGCTATGCGGTCGGCCTGGGTAATGTCTGGAGATTCCCCTACCTATGCTACAGAAACGGAGGAG CTGTGTTCCTCATCCCCTATATTGTTATGTTGGTACTTGCCGGACTTCCCCTCTTCTTCATGGAACTTGCCTTTGGTCAGTTCAGTTCCCTCGGCTGTATCACCGTCTGGAGGGTCAACAAGCTGTTTAAAG GTCTGGGCTGGGCTATGATCACGGTGTCCTCGCTGGTCAGTGTCTACTACAACGTGATCATCATGTACGCGCTCTTCTACCTGTTCGCGTCCTTCACCTCGGAGGTTCCCTGGCAGGAATGTCAGGAACCCTGGGCATCCAGCACCTGTCTAAAGCTTCAGAGGATCCAGGACTACGAGACAGACTTCGAAAAGCTGTCGTCCATCACAG ATCGGTACAATATGTCGTGCACGGCAGACACTTTACCAATGGTCAATGTGTCCGTGAACGGGTCTCTGCTATTGGACACAATGATCAGCGACACCAACATAACCCTGGACAACCCAGCACTGGCAAACTTCACCGTTGATAAACTAAGAATAGACCTGTTGCCGAATGTTACCTTACTCCTTGACAATTTACCGGCACCTAACGCCACCGTTGGAAACACGGTCTACTACATTCTCAGGGAATATCTTTCAgcttgtaaaaacaaaattacttCGCCGAGCTCCGATTTTTGGAG CTATTACATGTACGAGCTGGAGGAAGGCAAAGGGATCGAAAGCCTAGGAACGGTCAAATGGCAGTTGGCCTTGACCTTGCTCCTAGCCTGGGTCATCGTGTTTCTGTGCCTAATGAAGGGAGTGAAGTCCTCAGGAAAG GTCGTGTACTTTACAGCCACGTTCCCGTATTTGGTACTGGTCATTCTGTTGGTCCGAGGGGTCACTCTTGATGGTTACACGAAAGGTATAGAGTTCTACATCATTCCAGACTGGTCCAAACTGGCCAATCCGAAGGTGTGGGCAGACGCAGCCACGCAGATTTTCTACTCACTGGGGCCAGCATTTGGAGGATTGATAACGTTTGCCAGTTACAACGAGTTCAACAACAACTGTCTCAG AGATGCCGTGTTGGTCACCGTGATCAACTGTGCCACGAGTGTGTTTGCTGGATTCGTCATCTTCTCCGTCCTGGGCTTCATGGCCTATAGCACGGATCagttggtgtcagaagtggcaGCTGACGGACCGGGGTTAGCCTTTATTGCTTATCCAGAAGCCATAGCCAAGATGCCTGTAGCACCATTGTGGGCTATTCTCTTCTTCTTCATGTTGCTGACTCTGGGTCTAGACAGCCAG tttgGAATGATGGAAACGATCATCAGCGCCATTTCCGATGAGTTTCCGAACATTCTCCGACATCGAAAGATGCTCTTGACAGCAGTTTGTTGCTCCGTAGGTTTTCTAGCTGGGCTTCCTTGTGTTACTCAG AGAGGTATCTACGTCCTACAGCTAATGGATTGGTACTGCGCCAGTTATTCTCTTCTCATTATCTCGTTTTTTAACCTGGTCGTCATCATGTGGATTTACG gttaCCGAAGGTTCTCGCGAGATATTGAGATGATGATAGGGAGCCGCCCTAACTACTACTGGGCCTCCATGTGGTGTGTGATCACACCCCTTGTACTCGTG TTTATCTTCATATCATCGGCTGTTCGGAACACTCCGGCCTCGTATGGAGATTACGTGTTCCCCGAATATGCTCAAGGCCTGGGTTGGGTTATGATGGCAGTGTCTATAATCAACATCCCTATCTTCTTCATTTTCGAGGTCATCCGTGATAACGAACTGATGAGC gcTATTAAAGAAGCGATGTCCCCGGCAAAGACATGGGGTCCCGCCCTGCCAGAAAACCGGACGGGTGATTATGCCTATACCAACAGTGCGTATCAACCGGACGAGGTCGTGCTGGACACCGTGTCCAGTGACAACATCACTGCTAACGGTCAGACGAAGGGTCATCTCAACGGTCAAGCGAACGGCAAAGCCAACGGTCAAGCTAATGGGCAGAGCCCACCAGAGTATCCAGGAGAACCAGCAAGATTTTCTGCTTTAGACCGAGCGGAAGAAGCAGACACGCACATGTAG